The following are encoded together in the Syntrophorhabdaceae bacterium genome:
- a CDS encoding SMEK domain-containing protein, with the protein MTRQELLQRSSTLLGRFAHEVKVANAMGLFDINTITEDFLIPVFKIAFDCPDLCNQNRIQMNFPAIDLGCKTSRISIQITSDSSSSKVCETLKKFESHNLGKDFD; encoded by the coding sequence CAAGAACTTCTACAACGATCAAGTACTCTTTTAGGGCGTTTTGCGCACGAGGTGAAAGTCGCGAACGCCATGGGATTATTTGACATTAACACCATTACGGAGGACTTCCTTATCCCCGTCTTCAAGATAGCTTTCGATTGCCCCGATCTGTGCAACCAAAATCGTATCCAAATGAATTTCCCGGCCATCGATCTGGGATGCAAAACTAGCAGAATCTCTATCCAGATCACTTCTGACTCTTCAAGCAGTAAAGTGTGCGAAACGCTGAAGAAATTTGAATCTCACAACCTCGGCAAAGATTTTGAC